The following proteins come from a genomic window of Miscanthus floridulus cultivar M001 chromosome 2, ASM1932011v1, whole genome shotgun sequence:
- the LOC136535914 gene encoding histone H2A-like, with product MDSTGAGAGGKVKKGAGGRKAGGPRKKSVTRSVKAGLQFPVGRIGRYLKKGRYAQRVGTGAPVYLAAVLEYLAAEVLELAGNAARDNKKTRIIPRHVLLAIRNDEELGKLLAGVTIAHGGVLPNIHSVLLPKKTAEKASSGGSKEPKSPKKAAKSPKKA from the exons ATGGACTCCACCGGCGCCGGAGCGGGAGGGAAGGTGAAGAAGGGAGCGGGCGGGCGCAAGGCCGGCGGGCCGAGGAAGAAGTCGGTGACGAGGTCCGTGAAGGCCGGCCTCCAGTTCCCCGTCGGCCGCATCGGGCGCTACCTGAAGAAGGGCCGCTACGCGCAGCGCGTCGGCACCGGCGCCCCTGTCTACCTCGCCGCCGTCCTCGAGTACCTCGCCGCTGAG GTTCTGGAGCTCGCCGGGAACGCTGCCAGGGACAACAAGAAGACGCGCATCATCCCCCGCCACGTGCTGCTTGCGATCCGCAACGATGAGGAGCTCGGTAAGCTGCTGGCCGGCGTCACCATCGCCCACGGCGGCGTGCTGCCCAACATCCACTCGGTTCTGCTGCCCAAGAAGACGGCGGAGAAGGCGTCCAGCGGCGGGAGCAAGGAGCCCAAGTCGCCGAAGAAGGCCGCCAAGTCCCCCAAGAAGGCATAG
- the LOC136535915 gene encoding histone H2A-like, with amino-acid sequence MDSTGAGAGGKVKKGAGGRKAGGPRKKSVTRSVKAGLQFPVGRIGRYLKKGRYAQRVGTGAPVYLAAVLEYLAAEVLELAGNAARDNKKTRIIPRHVLLAIRNDEELGKLLAGVTIAHGGVLPNINPVLLPKKTAEKASSGGSKEPKSPKKAAKSPKKA; translated from the exons ATGGATTCCACCGGCGCTGGAGCGGGAGGGAAGGTGAAGAAGGGAGCGGGCGGGCGCAAGGCTGGCGGGCCGAGGAAGAAGTCGGTGACGAGGTCCGTGAAGGCCGGCCTCCAGTTCCCCGTCGGCCGCATCGGGCGCTACCTGAAGAAGGGCCGCTACGCGCAGCGCGTCGGCACCGGCGCCCCCGTCTACCTCGCCGCCGTCCTTGAGTACCTCGCCGCTGAG GTTCTGGAGCTCGCCGGGAATGCTGCCAGGGACAACAAGAAAACGCGCATCATCCCCCGCCACGTGCTGCTTGCGATCCGCAACGACGAGGAGCTCGGGAAGCTGCTGGCCGGCGTGACCATCGCGCACGGCGGCGTGCTGCCCAACATCAACCCGGTTCTGCTGCCTAAGAAGACGGCAGAGAAGGCGTCCAGCGGCGGGAGCAAGGAGCCCAAGTCGCCCAAGAAGGCCGCCAAGTCCCCCAAGAAGGCATAG